CCGGGCGCAAAGCCCTCTGGTCGGGCGACAAAGCCGCCGCGCTGAGCCGGGCCCGTGACATCGCCGGCATTCGTCCTCTCGACCAGGTGCCCGAATGCACGATCGAACCGGCTGGAATCCTCCAACGCGACGGGTACCGCGTCGAGAAGCTACTCTTCATACCCTCCGATGGCATCGTGGTCCCTGCGCTGCGGTTCGTGCCTGCCCAGGCGAGCGGCGCGACGTGCCTATACGCCCACGGCGGGGGAAAACAGGCCGAAGCAGCCCCCGGCGGCGCCATCGAAGCGCTCGTCAAGAAAGGCCTCACCGTCGTGGCCGTTGACCTGCCCGGACTGGGCGAAACCACCAGCGACAAGGACCCGAAAGGCGCCTTCTCGAAGCTGTTCACCCCGAACTGGCGAGAGTTCTTCCTGGCCTACAAGCTCGACCGGTCCCTTCTCGGCATGCGAGCCGAGTCCATCCTCATGCTCGCCCGGAACCTGGGCGGAAACATCGAGGCCGTAGGCGTGGGCGAGGCCGGCCCCGCCGTGTTGCATGCCGCCGCGTTCGAACCCGCGCTGTTCGCGTCCGTGCGCCTCGAACGCAGCCTTGAAACATGGACCACCGTGGTTGCCACCAAGGAGAATACCCTGCAGATGGCCAACTGCGTCCACGGCGGCCTGCGCGTGTACGATCTCCCCGACCTTGTGGCCAGCCTCGGCGACGGAATAGCCGTCATCGACCCTGCCGGCGCGGGTGGAAACTAGGAACCAGGGATGAGGCGTGAGGATTGACGGCGAGGGTGAGGGTGAGGGCCCGACACGGACATGCATGCATTCGTCCCGCGCGTCACCCCGCGCGAGTCAGTGGCCGAATAGCAAGAGCAGCCAGGCCGTAGCAAACGAGCGCCAGCAGCACGACAAGCGGGAATCCCATGTGCACTGAACTCGCCGTGGCCAGCGTCGCCCCCATGACCGATGCGCAGCCGTTTATTCCCCACGCCCACGGCAACAGGGCGTCCGACCGGTTCGCGGCGGCCTGCAACCCCAAGGGAAACGGGATCCCCATGCAGAACGCCATTGGGGCCAGCCCCGCAACGCTCAACACAATCTTCACGCCGTCAGGAAAGCCTGCCAGCGCTTCGAACACCGGATGCAGCGCCACGTGATACACCCCCGCGACGCAGGCTATCCCGAGAACGGCACGCGCCACATTTCGCGCCGGGTTCCCAGCTAGACGGCCAGCGGCGTAGCTGCCCGCTCCCGAAAAGAACAGAAAGGATGTCAGCACCACCGCCACGGCATATACCGGATATGCCAGAAACAACATAAACCTCTGCACAAAAACGATTTCCAAAAACATGTAGGCTATCCCCAGCAGCGCAAAATAGACAATGACCCATCGCTTGAAGCCTTTCGCGGCCGGACTTCTCCCCAGCACGGCCAATGGGGCAAGGATGAATATTGCGCTGGCAACGGCTGCCTGGACAATTGTGGCGGCAAGCGCCACGTACCCCCATTCGACGAACGGCACCCACGCTACGCCCATCCCTTTCACAAGACGCGGCAGCGTTGACCATTTGAAGAACCGGAAGAAGTACGGCCGCATGTCTGTCGCCGGTCTCACATAAAACAGATAATGCTCGTAAAAATCCTCGGGATTCTCCGATACAAGAGCCTGTGTCGCTTGGTAGTAAACCGTTCCCTGGGAAAGCTGGATGTACTGATTGGTCTCGTCCTCGCGGACGCCCGGGAAGTAGCAGGGATCGAAGCTCCGGGACTGGCAGAAGCCGCGTACGGCAGCCACATCTTCGCCGGACAGAGGCGCTCTGGACACCACCAGGGTGGCGCTGTTCAGCGAGCGAATCATCACGAGGTGTTTCCCGGGGTCCGCAATGCCGTCGCGGCGTAGCGCCTCGACAGCGGTGGCAAAGAGTTTCAGGGAGTCGCGCGGAGGTGTCTTCAGCCAGCAGGTAACCGCGAGAACACCCTCGGGCGTGAGGCGGCGAAGAAAGAGGCGGAAGGCCTCGACGGTATACAGGTAGCTCTCATTCAGCGCATACACGCCCGAGGCAGCCGCCGTGAACGAGCCAGACAAAGGCGCCTGAATAAGGTCGAATTGCCGGTCGTGCGACTGGAGATATCCCCGCCCCTCCCCCAGCACAAGCGTGACGTCCGGCCGCTGGTACAGTCCCCCGGCGAAGTCCGAAAAGGTCGAACGCACCAGTTCGAGCGCCGCCGGGTCGACCTCCACGGCCGTGACATGCCGGGCCCCGTGGTACAGGGCCGCCAACACCTCGGTCCCGCCCCCGGGACCAAGCACAAACACGTCGGGAGCATCCACCAGCCGGTACGCCACCGCGCCGGTCACGTAATCGAGGTACGCAAACGCACTGAGGCCGCCATCGAAGCGGTTGACAGGCGATACGGACCCTGCGTCAAAGAATAGCCCGATCTGCTCGGGCAGCGGCCCCAGTTCGCTCATCGGGTAGGCCGTGATCTCGCCCGGCGTCTCCCGTATCATCACCGAACGGACAGCCGTGACGGTCGAGAGGGGGCTGAACCGGCGCGCGAGCACCTCCGCATCCGGGAAATCCATGACGTAGGAAAATCCCTTGTATTGCGAGACCCGGACGGGCGTGTGCGCAGCAAGAATCATCAGTGCGGCGGGTATGAACAGCAGGCACCCTGCCAGCGGTCTGCGGGAGAGGGCCGCAGGCTTGTCCAGCCCCAACAGAATCCACGCGGCCATGCCCATCCCGGTGACGGACCCGAGCACCGGCCAGTCCGGCGGCGCCGCAACATACAGCAGACCCACCGCCACGAGCGCGCCCACGCCCGAACCCGCCATGTTCCACGCGTACAACGCCCCCACCGAGCGCGACGCCAGCAGGAAAGCGCACGTGATACAGGTCGACACCAGAAAAAACGGCACGGAAAGTACAAGATACAGTGTGAGAAGATGCAGCATCTGGCCGCGTTGCGTCGCCAACTCGAACGTTTCAAATGGCACGTGCTGGCTGATGGCGTAGCTGGCGGGCACCGCCGCGCAAAAAGCCAGAGCCGACCACCAGAGCATGAGGCGTTCCCTGCCCGCAAACGATTGCCTCAAGAGCGCCAGCAGCGCGCCGCTCGCCCCGAAGCCCAGCATCGCGAGACTGATAACCATGTACGCGAAATGATGCCACTGGGCAATGGACAGAATGCGCATCAGCACGATCTGGTACGCAATACCCGCCGCGCTGACAAGCCCCACCGCCGCGCCGAGGCATACAGACACACGCGGCGTCATTTCGTCCCTTCGCTTCGCGTCAGGGGCACAAACCGCACGGGCATGACGCTTCTGCGGCGTACCGCGCCGTCCGCAAGCTTCTCTACCAGAATCAGGTTCTGCGTTTGCAGCGGCGGTCCCACCGGAATGGCCATGCACCCCCCGGGCTTAAGCTGTTCAACCAGCGGCGGCGGGATGTGGCTGGCCGCCGCTGTGACGATGATCGCGTCAAAAGGCGCATGCTCGGGCCACCCGAAGTACCCGTCGCCATGCTTTACTTCAACATTCTCGTAGCCCTGTTTCTTGAGCGTTTCCGCTGCCCGTGCCGCCAACGGCTCGATTATCTCGATCGTATAGACTTTCTTGGCGATTTCCCCCAGCACCGCTGCCTGGTAGCCGGAGCCCGTTCCGATTTCCAGTACCGTGTGCTCGGGCTTGAGCTTAAGCATCTCGGTCATATAGGCCACGATGTAGGGTTGCGAGATCGTTTGCCCGTGGCCAATAGGCAGGGGATGGTCCGCATAGGCTTCGTCGCGGCTTGATTCCGGAACGAATTCGTGCCGGAGCACTGTGCGCATCGCTTCGAGCACCGTGGCCTCTTTAACGCCTTCACGGGCCCAACCCGACCGGGCAATGTCGTGCTCAACCATGTACAGCCGCGCTGCCTTGAACTCATCGGTATCCTCCGCCCAGGCGCGCCAGCCGAACATCGCCGTCAGCAAACCCACAATCGAAAGAGCAAGACAAAAGGCAGGAGCGTGTCTTGACATGTCGAGCCTCCTTTCTTCGCTGGATGGCCGGCCCGCAAATGTCCCGCTCCGTTAATAACAACAAGAGACCGGGAGCCCTGTCAAGGGCGCAGGCGCAATTCTGTCCGGAGGGTCACGCGCAGTCGCTTTGCTCCGTAGGGAACGCCCAGCACAGGTTCGGACGCATCTTCCCCGGCTCACGAAGCCCAAGGGCGCCTGTCCCGACCGTTGACAAGAGAGTTCCCGGGACTGCGAGAGAGGTGTCGGCATTAACAATCTATTGGGCCACAATGATTTACGCGTGCCCGATGAGGCCGAACCGCCAGGGTGGTTCTGATTTGACAAACGGTTCATTTTCACCGTATAGTTCGAACGGTTGAGACTTTGAGAAACGGGGCAAACGCATTGAAGGTGCAGCGTTCGAATTTGTTTGCCGGAAAGCTCTGCCCAAGATCAGCACCACGCAAAGGAGGTGAAAACGCAGCGAGGTTCCCATTTCTCGTTTTGTGGCAGTAGACAGTACGCGCCTGCGCGGGTGCTCGCGTCAGGAAGCGTACAACAAAGAGTGACAATTGGAAGGTGAAGTTCTTTGGGGCCTTTTTCTTCGGGGAGAGGGCCACAAATGCGATCCGGAGCCCCTGAGGGTTCCGGAAGGTAAGGGAAACGCTCAATGAAAACGAATCGTGTCTTAGGTTTGGTAACG
The window above is part of the Candidatus Hydrogenedentota bacterium genome. Proteins encoded here:
- a CDS encoding SAM-dependent methyltransferase, translated to MTPRVSVCLGAAVGLVSAAGIAYQIVLMRILSIAQWHHFAYMVISLAMLGFGASGALLALLRQSFAGRERLMLWWSALAFCAAVPASYAISQHVPFETFELATQRGQMLHLLTLYLVLSVPFFLVSTCITCAFLLASRSVGALYAWNMAGSGVGALVAVGLLYVAAPPDWPVLGSVTGMGMAAWILLGLDKPAALSRRPLAGCLLFIPAALMILAAHTPVRVSQYKGFSYVMDFPDAEVLARRFSPLSTVTAVRSVMIRETPGEITAYPMSELGPLPEQIGLFFDAGSVSPVNRFDGGLSAFAYLDYVTGAVAYRLVDAPDVFVLGPGGGTEVLAALYHGARHVTAVEVDPAALELVRSTFSDFAGGLYQRPDVTLVLGEGRGYLQSHDRQFDLIQAPLSGSFTAAASGVYALNESYLYTVEAFRLFLRRLTPEGVLAVTCWLKTPPRDSLKLFATAVEALRRDGIADPGKHLVMIRSLNSATLVVSRAPLSGEDVAAVRGFCQSRSFDPCYFPGVREDETNQYIQLSQGTVYYQATQALVSENPEDFYEHYLFYVRPATDMRPYFFRFFKWSTLPRLVKGMGVAWVPFVEWGYVALAATIVQAAVASAIFILAPLAVLGRSPAAKGFKRWVIVYFALLGIAYMFLEIVFVQRFMLFLAYPVYAVAVVLTSFLFFSGAGSYAAGRLAGNPARNVARAVLGIACVAGVYHVALHPVFEALAGFPDGVKIVLSVAGLAPMAFCMGIPFPLGLQAAANRSDALLPWAWGINGCASVMGATLATASSVHMGFPLVVLLALVCYGLAALAIRPLTRAG
- a CDS encoding protein-L-isoaspartate(D-aspartate) O-methyltransferase → MVEHDIARSGWAREGVKEATVLEAMRTVLRHEFVPESSRDEAYADHPLPIGHGQTISQPYIVAYMTEMLKLKPEHTVLEIGTGSGYQAAVLGEIAKKVYTIEIIEPLAARAAETLKKQGYENVEVKHGDGYFGWPEHAPFDAIIVTAAASHIPPPLVEQLKPGGCMAIPVGPPLQTQNLILVEKLADGAVRRRSVMPVRFVPLTRSEGTK